One window from the genome of Schistocerca piceifrons isolate TAMUIC-IGC-003096 chromosome 1, iqSchPice1.1, whole genome shotgun sequence encodes:
- the LOC124775290 gene encoding uncharacterized abhydrolase domain-containing protein DDB_G0269086-like: protein MDTEEQQLVSAGNVEPGTSSSTSTLFEDITCENVGAGAQEVVPPPISPQGDVEKEVVPPPEKQEPESGNLPGGYSLQAILERVLNYQAEFAQQQVERDRQQAERDRRLAENLLAQQAERDRQLTESFLAQQAERDRRQAERDQQLVQSLENMKKDIADMKQNYESIPKAVQELTEQVNNLQVANTNRVDEIGVLANRVEKLETDSTQLVEQKWNEQATKIETEFNSWLEVKECEIDKNINSKVQAAIANRGSESFSTAVNSQVQNDVQTIKQILSEDIPQWQVNMNKRISDLEKGLAQSRKHLEQEPLSPTAHGFGNAQTYTRYNNGESVVDNAKSCSFGSEHTAYVQGAKPYSIDLIQEDAKSACDHSRNNGSGCKHDRNSSAQNHNHGNGGGGNKRQEHSQNGSNGRGQNGYGQTTYNKRRRFDDRYESGMSGTNRWKNARGQWQSNYSDSNRNWQQNQRRSPERQGNDRYDNNRPPPQNAPIAQPWRPTNQSVHIVEVADNSLPSTSQVTNSTN, encoded by the exons atggatactgaggaacaacagttagttagtgcaggaaatgtggaaccgggtacctcaagtagtactagtactctctttgaggatataacatgtgagaatgtgggggcaggggcacaggaagtggtgccaccgcccattagtcctcaaggggatgtagagaaagaagttgtaccaccaccagaaaagcaggaaccagagagtggtaatctgcctggtgggtattcgcttcaggctatattagagcgcgtgctgaattaccaggcagaatttgcgcaacagcaagtcgagcgagaccgccagcaagctgagcgagatcgtaggctagcagaaaatttacttgcccagcaagctgagcgagatcgccagttaacagaaagtttccttgcccagcaagctgagcgagatcgccggcaagctgagcgggaccagcaacttgtgcaatcgttagagaaCATGAAAAAAGatattgcagatatgaaacagaattatgagtcgatacctaaggccgtgcaggagctgactgaacaggtcaacaacctgcaagtagcaaacactaacagggtagacgaaataggtgtattagccaatcgagtagaaaagctagaaacagattccacgcagcttgtagagcagaagtggaacgaacaagcaactaaaattgaaacagaattcaactcatggctagaagtgaaggagtgtgagattgacaagaacattaattccaaagtacaagcagccatagcaaatagaggatccgaatcgttcagtaccgcagtgaatagtcaggtacagaacgacgtgcaaaccatcaaacaaatactcagtgaggatattccgcagtggcaagtgaatatgaacaaacggatatccgacctggagaagggtttagcacaaagcagaaaacatttggaacaggaacctctgtcgccaacagcccatggttttggcaacgcacaaacttatacgcgatacaacaatggggaatctgtagtcgataatgcgaagagctgtagcttcggttcggagcacacagcatatgtccaaggagcaaaaccat attctatagacttgatacaggaagatgcaaaatcagcgtgtgatcactcgcggaataatgggtcaggatgtaaacatgacagaaatagtagtgcacaaaaccacaaccatggaaatggtgggggtggtaacaagcggcaagaacattcgcaaaatggtagtaatggtagaggccagaacgggtatggacaaacaacctataacaaaaggcgtcgatttgacgaccggtacgaatctggaatgtcagggaccaaccgctggaaaaatgcgcgaggtcagtggcagagcaattatagtgatagtaatcgaaattggcagcaaaatcagcgaagaagcccagagcgacagggtaatgaccggtatgacaacaatagaccaccgccgcaaaacgcgcctattgcgcagccgtggcggccgacaaatcagagtgtacatatagtggaggtcgcggacaatagccttccaagtacttcacaagtaactaattcaacaaactag